The DNA sequence AGCAGGGCGCTCGAATAGCGCTTGATGTTGCGGCGCATGTTCTTGCCGACGGCGTTCTCGTAGTCCTTCACCGTTTCCGGCAGCGGCACCACCATGTCTTCGCTGCACACCATGGCATGCCGCGGCAGCTCGAGCGCATCGAGGTTCGCATGCACTTTCGGGAAGGTGACGCGCCGCACGGAGGGGTAGCGGCTGAACATGTGGCGGCAGAAGCGCTCGATTTCCGCGGCGTCCAGCGTCAGGTATTCGCTGACCACGCTCACCTCGTCGCGCGTGCGCCGGTAAGGCAGAACGGCGACAACCTTGCCGTCGCACCGGGCGACATAGCAGCTTGCCCCGGCTAGCGCGCCGGCCATCTCGAAATAGCGCGGGGAACAGTAGAGATGGCCGTACAGGCGGTCGATGTCGGCGGCGGCGAAGGCAGGCACCTCGTTTTCATGGCAGTCGATCTGCACCTGCTCCGCGCACGGCGCGCATTCGCCGCGCTGCGCATGGGGGGACAGTGGAAGCGTCGATCCGGCTGTTTTCATAGTTCTCCCGAAGTGCGTGCGTTGCCTGTTTCGCCCCATGCAGGAGGCTCCTTCCCGACCGCCGCCGACGCGTCGCCTGCTGCCGGGCGGCGCTGCCTGCGGATGCGGTCGAGCGAACGCTTGACGTTTCTGAGGCTGTTGAGGCCGTGGTAGGCGGCGCGGTTGAGCACGCTGGAATCATCCAGCCTTCTCGCCCGGTGCTCCATCCAGTTCTTCACCTCGTACATCCGCCCGCGCCAGGCGTGCCGCGCCGCCTGCGCACCATTGCGCAGCAGGTGCAGGCGCGAGCGGTAGACCAGCATGTGGCTCATGTCGCGCTGCACGCCGAGCAGGCGGTACTTGTATTCGTAGCGCCCCCACAGGAAGTGGTATTCGGCGCCCTTGCGCGCGATGCATTCGCAAATGGTGAGGTAGCAGCACAGCGTGCCGAGCCCGTAGTCGTCGTAGGCGGGGGCGTGCGCGATGACCTGCAGGAAGTAGTTGTCGGCGACGCGATAGTTGATCGTGCCGGCGCATACCTTGCCGTCGATCGTCATGACGGTCACCAGTCCGCAGCGGCGCACCATCTGCAGGATGCGGTCGGCCTCGGCATGGTCGATATACGAATCCTTGTACTTGCCGGCCATCCTGGCGCGGTTGAGTTCGATGATGGCGCGCACGTCGTCCTCGCTGGCGTCGCCGCCGTCGCGGGTCGTCCATGACACCGATGGAAAGCAGCGCTTGAGCTTGTTGAAGTAGCGCTTGATGTAGGCGCGCGTCGACTTGCCCAGCATGGCCTGATACTGATCCTCGCTGGCCGGCAGCGCCAGGACGATGTCCTGCGTGCACTTGGCCCCCATGAAGGGATAGCGCAGCCCCGCCGGCATGGCGTCGATGACCGGGAACGAGATCACGCTGGTGGCGGGGAAGCGCTCGAAGATGTGGCGCGCGAACGCGTCGATCACCGCGGGCGGGAACACGCATTGCTCGTTGATGACGCGCACCCGTTTGCCGTCGAAGCGAAACAGCACCACCGCGACGATCTCCGCGCCTTGCCGCAGCACGCAGGTGTGCGTACCGCCGCGCAGATTGCCATACACCGAGTGATAAGCTAGCGACGAATGCAGATGGCGGTACAGGCGGTCCAGCGGTTCGTGCGCGAACTGCGGCACCGCATCGCTATACATCGTGACCTCGATGCCTTGCATGGGCGTGATCCTCCAATCGTGTCCGCGCCTGCCGCAGCAGGCGCGAATCAAGCAACAAGCGATAAACTTCCAGGGAACTCGATAGACAAACGACTGCGCCGGAAAGCTCGCCGCCGGCGTACATCGCTGTTTTCATCTTTGTTCATGCAGGCGCTTAGCTCTATCCCAAGCCGCTGCTTTTTTGCGGACCATCAAACGGGCAGATGGCGCGACTCGCAGAGCAAATAGGCGACGTTGAAAGCAACATGCGCGAACTTGCGGGACATGACTCCGCCGCGCTCAGGAATCGACGATGACCCAGTCCGACGGGAAGAAGTGTTCCGGGTGATTCAGGTGATCGAGAGCATTCATGCGCCGCGTGCGCAGCACGATCTTGTCCGGATTCCGGTTGAGATAGGCGCCCCACCAGCTGAAGGAGCTGAAGCCGGTGGTGATGTTGTGGCGGCACCGGCTCATCAGGTGCAGGTCTTCGTAGCCGGCATCGGGCCCGTTATGGTCCACGTAGACGACCTTGCCGGGAAGCCTGAGGTTATCCTTCACCCATGCCATGTCGTCGGAAAAGACGAAGAAGCAGGGATCGGCCAGCCGCTCCCGCATCCAGTACGTCGCATTTCGATAATAGTTTTCCGTGACCACGCCCTCGTACCAGCTGCGGTACTCGGGATTGGTGACGACGTCGCCGCGCCGCACATGCAGGCTCACCGACTCGGTGGCGAGGATGCGCTCTTCGACCGCCTTGCTCTGCGCTGAAAGCGGCACCTTCAGGCTCAGCTCCTGCAGGATCAGCGCGCGGATCGGGTCGAAGTATTTATAGGAAAAGAAGCAGCCGCGCAGGATCGTGTCGTCGGGCAGGTCCATGAAGTGCGGCTTGTACCCCCAGTCGCCGCGCTCTTCCCTGAAAAAGCGCTTCTCGTTGCCGGACAGCTTGAGCAGCAGGCGCGCCGGATCGATGCCGTTGTCGCGCAGACGCCTTGCCGCGCTGCGCAGCAAGTCGTTCTCGCGCAGGCGGACCTTCAGCGCGCTGTACAGCCCCAGCCCCGACGCGCCCATCTTCTCGCCCTGTCCCGGCAAGCCGGGGTAGTGCGCTGCGATATTGAATTTATCCAGCTGAAACGAATGGCCGACATACTGGCCGTGGTCGACGCCGTTGCGGCAATCGGTGTCGACGTCGAGATACAGGCTGGTGTTGTGCTTGTGCGCGAGCGCGCGCGCGGCCGCGTACATGAAGAGCTGGTTGCCCAGCCCGCTATGGATCTGCACGACGATCATGGTGGTTTCCCCTTGCGACGATTGTTGCGGCGCGCCACCAGCTCAGCTGAGCTCAGCCCGCGGCGCTGGCAACCAAGTCCTCGTACCGGTTCTCGGACACGATGCGGCCCTTGTTGAGGCGATAGATCGCGTCGCATCCGCGCAGGGTGCCGATGCGATGCGCGATCATGACGATGGTGAGCTCGCGCCCCAGGCTTTCGATGGCCTGCATGACCGCCTCTTCGGTATCGGCGTCGAGCGCGCTGGTGGCTTCGTCGAACACCAGCACGGTGGCCTTCTTGTAGAGCGCGCGCGCGATCGCGATGCGCTGCCGCTGGCCGCCCGACAGGCGCACGCCGCGCTCGCCGACCGTGGTCGCGTAGCCTTCGGCGGTCGACTCGATGAACTCGGCGATCTGCGCCTGGCGCGCCGCCTCGCGCACCCGCGCCGCATCGATTTCCTCGGGCGGCAGGCCGAACGCGATGTTTTCCGCGAAAGACGCGTCGGTCAGGAAGATCATCTGCGGCACGTAGGCGATGTTGCGCTGCCAGGCCTGGCGCGCATTTTCGTCCAGCACGACATCGTCGACCAGGATGCGGCCTGCCGTCGGGCTCAGCAGCCCCAGCAGCAAGTCCATCGCGGTCGTCTTGCCGCTGCCGGTGACACCCACGAAACCGATGCGCGCGCCGTGCGGAATGACGAGGTTGAAGTCGCGCAACACCAGCGGCGAAGCCGGCTGGTAGCGGAACGACACATTGTCGAAGCGGATCGCGTCGCGAAAGGGCAGGGCCGGCAGCGCGCCCTTCCCGGCCGGCGCTTCGGACCGGGTGGAACGCGGTAGCGGGCGCTCCAGAAAATCCGTCACGTCGGACACGACGTCGAGGTTGCCCGATATGTATACCCAGCCCTGGTAGGTTTGCTGCAATAGCGGCATCAGGCGCTGCGCGCCCAGCGCCAGGGCGCCCAGCGTGGGGATGGTGGCGGCAATGCTGCCCTGGGATTCCGTGATGTAATAGCCGAGCAGCGCGATGAGGATGATGCCCAGCGCCTCGACCATGATGCGCGAGCTCGGGCCGCCGATGATGGCCGTGCTGGCCTGCGCCATGCGCATCGTCTTTTCGGTGTCGTGGAAGCGCCGGGTGTAGAACTCCTGGGTGTGGTCCAGCAGCACGTCGCGGATTCCCCCCAATCCTTCCTGGACCGATTGCACCCGCTTGCCGTAGGCGCGGTTGACCACCTGGCTGTTGCGCGCCAGCCGGCGCCGCGTGAAGATCGACATCAGCGCGTAGATGGTGCCGAAGCCGAGCAGGGCGATGCCCGCGATGACCGGGTCGATCAGCAGCAACGTCACGGTGATGAACAGCGCCATCAGGGAACTGCTGCAGATGATGAGCACGCTGGCGATGACGAACACCACGTTGTCCATCTTGTCGATGGCGCCGACGGTTTCGCTGCTGTTGCGCGCGACATGGAATTCGTACGACTGGTAAAGCGTGCGCCGGTAGACCTCGGTGCCGAGTTCATAGCCGAGGATGTAGTTGAGCCTGGTGGCCGCATAGATGACGGCAAAGCGGATCGCCCCCGAGATCACCACCGCCAGCGCGAAGATCACGGTCAGGCGCAGGCGCAGCTCGGCCGGGCTGGCGGCATTCAGGGTTTCCACGATGCGCGCCACGAACGGCCTTTGCATGGCCGCCACCGGGTCGGCCAGAATGGCCAGAAACGGCACCAGCGTGGCCAGGCTGAGCATCTCGGCCACGGCGCACACCAGCATCAGGAACAACAGGGGCGGCAACTGCCGGCGGCGCCGGGCGGGCAGGCAGGCGAGGAAACGGTTCAGACGTTGCACCGTCCCGCGATACTGTTTCATAGGATCTCCGCTACGGGGTTGCGCGCACGGCCGCAACCCGCGAATTGCTGAACAGGTGTTCTGATTGAAGATGCTGCCGACAGCGCACCGTGCTCCGATTGCGACGGATCAAAATTTCTCGCGCTTGCAAGCGCCGGCAGTGCCGGGGTTTGACGCATCACGGATGTCGTGTTTCCACTTGTACCATTTGCCCCACGCCTGGCAGGCCCGCAAGCCGCACTCTTGCAGTGCACGCGCATCGCAACGGTGCCTGCAGGTAAGGCATCGCATCCCACTTTGATGCGCATTCGGGACTGCCGCCATGGAATTGCACCCGAATCCGCTTGGCACACCGATTGCTAATGTTGGAATAAAGCAATCGCGCTGCACACGACAGGGAGTCCAACGCCGGGCTCCCCAGACAATGGGGTCTCATTATGAAAATCGTCGTCATCGGCCACGGCATGGTCGGCCACAAATTTCTGGAAAGCCTCGATGATGCGGGACTGCGCGATGCGCACGTCACCGTGCTGTGCGAGGAAGCACGCGCCGCTTACGACCGCGTGCATCTATCCGATTTTTTCTCTGGAAAATCCGCGGACGATCTGTCCCTGGTGCCGCCCGGCTTTTTCGAGCGCGACAACCTGCTGCTCAAATTAAATGCACGCGCCACCGCCATCGACCGCGCCAGCAAGACCGTCAGCGTCAGCAGCGGCGAAGTCCTGCCCTACGACAAGCTGGTCATCGCCACCGGCTCCTATCCATTCGTGCCGCCGGTGCCGGGCAAGGACCGCAAGGATTGCTTCGTCTATCGCACCATCGAGGACCTGGAAGCGATGCTGGAATGCGGCAGCCGCTCGGCGAGCGGCGTCGTGATCGGCGGCGGCCTCCTGGGTCTGGAGTGCGCCAAGGCACTGCGCGACATGCTGCTGCAGACGCACGTAGTCGAATTCGCACCGCGCCTGATGGCGGCGCAGGTCGACGAGGGCGGCGGGCGCATGCTGCGCAAGAAGATTGAAGAGCTGGGCGTGGCCGTGCACACGCAAAAGAACACCGTCGAGATCGTCGACGGCGAACAGGCGCGCCATCGCATGGTGTTCGCCGACGGCACCCACCTCGAAACGGACATGATCGTGTTCTCTGCCGGCATCCGGCCGCGCGACGAACTGGCGCGCGCCGGCGGCCTGGAGACCGGCCCGCGCGGCGGCATCGTCATTGGCAACGATTGCCGCACCTCCGATCCCGACATCTATGCGATCGGCGAGTGCGCGCTGTGGGACGGCCAGATCTTCGGCCTGGTCGCGCCGGGCTATCACATGGCGCGCGTCGCCGCGAAACACCTGGCGGGGCAAGCGGCCGAGTTCGGCGGCGCGGACATGAGCACCAAGCTGAAGCTGATGGGCGTCGATGTCGCCAGCATCGGCGACGCGCTCGGCGTTACTGCCGCGGCCCGCGCCTACCAGTTCAGCGACGAGCGCAGGCAGGTGTACAAGAAGATCGTCGTTTCCGAATGCGGCAAGCACTTGCTGGGCGCGGTGCTGGTGGGCGACGCGGCCGAATACGGCACGCTGCTGCAAATGATGCTGAACAAGATCGAGTTGCCGGAAGCGCCGGAATTCCTGATCCTGCCGCAAAGCGACGGCAAGGCCAAGCCCGGCATCGGCGTGGACGCACTGCCGGCGTCCGCGCAGATCTGTTCCTGCAACAACGTCTCCAAGGGCCAGCTGTGCGACGCGGTCGCGAACGGTGCGACCAACGTGGTCGAAATGAAGTCTTGCACCGGCGCCGGCACCGCCTGCGGCGGCTGCGTGCCGCTGGTGACCCAGGTGATGAAGGCCGAAATGAAGAAGCGGGGCCTGGCCGTCAACAACCACCTGTGCGAGCACTTCGCGTACTCGCGCCAGGAGTTGTTCCACCTGATCCGCGTGGGCGACATCAAGACCTTCGACGCATTGCTTGACAAGCACGGCAAGGGTCTGGGCTGCGACATCTGCAAGCCGGTCGCCGCCAGCATCTTCGCGTCGTGCTGGAACGACTTCGTGCTCAACAGGGAGCACGCCGGCCTGCAGGATTCGAACGACTACTTTCTCGGCAATATCCAGAAGGATGGCACCTATTCTGTCGTGCCGCGCATGCCGGGCGGCGAGGTCACGCCCGAGGGGCTGATCGCGGTCGGCCAGGTGGCGAAGAAATACGGCCTGTACACCAAGATCACCGGCGGTCAGCGCGTGGACCTGTTCGGCGCGCGCGTCGATCAGCTGCCGGAGATCTGGGAAGAGCTGATCGCGGCCGGCTTCGAGTCGGGACACGCCTACGGCAAGTCGCTGCGCACCGTCAAATCCTGCGTCGGCTCGACCTGGTGCCGCTATGGCGTGGACGACAGCGCGGGGCTGGCGATCGAGCTGGAAAACCGCTACAAGGGCTTGCGCGCGCCGCACAAGATCAAGTTCGGCGTATCCGGCTGCACCCGCGAATGCGCCGAGGCGCAGGGCAAGGACGTGGGCGTGATCGCCACCGAAAAGGGCTGGAACCTGTACGTGTGCGGCAACGGCGGCATGAAGCCGCGCCATGCCGAACTGCTGGCGTCGGACCTGTCGAAGGAAGACCTCATCAAATATATCGACCGCTTCCTGATGTTCTATATCCGCACCGCCGATCGCCTGCAGCGCACCAGCGTATGGCGCGACAACCTCGAAGGCGGCCTCGATTACCTCAAGGAAGTCGTCATCGACGACAGGCTGGGCCTGGCCGCGGAACTGGAAGCCGACATGCAGCGCGTGATCGACACCTACGCCTGCGAATGGAAGAACGCCGTCACCGATCCAGAGACGCGCAAGCGCTTCCGCCAGTTCGTCAACAGCGACCAGCCGGACGAGCACGTGGTGTTCGTCGAGGAGCGCGGCCAGATCCGCCCGGCGACGCCGCAGGAACGCAAGATCATTCCCATCAATGCCAAGGTAGCGTGAGGAAAAAGCCATGACACACGAATTCAAGACGACCACCTGGAGCCCGGTCTGCAGCATCGACGACATCGTTCCCAACACCGGCGTGTGCGCCCGGGTCAAGGACCGGCACGTCGCGGTGTTCCGCGTCAGCGACAAGGCGCCGCGCCTGTTCGCCATCGACAACTACGATCCCAACGCGCAGGCCAGCGTGCTCTCGCGCGGGCTGGTCGGCAACGCGGGCGAGCGCATCGTGGTCGCCTCGCCCATCTACAAGCACCACTTCGATCTGCGAAACGGCCAGTGCCTGGAAGCGCCCGAAAATTCCGTCAATGCCTATCCGGTGCGCGTCGAAAACCGCACGGTCTGGGTCGCCGTCTGAGCGCCGCAACGAACAGAATCCCAATTAACCGCAGCACCAGGAACAGGAAGGAAACATCATGGCTTATCTCGCGCCCTCGGAATTCGTCACCAAGATGGTGGACGCCGGCGAATCGAAAATCTTCATGTCGACCAGGGATACCCTGATCCGAGCCTACATGGCCGGCGCCATCCTCTGCCTGGCGGCGGCGTTCGCGGTGACGATCAATGTCCAGACCGGCCAGCCGCTGCTGGGCGCGGTGCTGTTCCCGGTCGGTTTCTGCATCCTGTACTTGCTCGGCTACGACCTGCTGACCGGCGTGTTCGTGCTGTCGCCGCTGGCCTTGCTGGACAAGCGCCCCGGCGTGACGCTGGGCGGCGTGCTGAAGAACTGGGGGCTGGTATTCGTCGGCAACTTCGCCGGCGCATTCACCGTCGCCGTCCTGATGGCGATCACCTTCACCTACGGCTTCTCGGTCGAGCCCAATGCCGTGGGCAAGGCGATCGGCGTGATCGGCGAAAACCGCACGCTGGGTTACGCGAAATACGGCGCGGCCGGCATGCTCACCCTGTTCGTGCGCGGCATGCTGTGCAACTGGATGGTATCGACCGGCGTGGTCGGCGCGATGATTTCCACCACCGTTCCCGGCAAGGTGATCGCGATGTGGATGCCGATCATGGTCTTCTTTTACATGACCTTCGAGCACTCGGTGGTGAACATGTTCCTGTTCCCGTCGGGCCTGCTGTTAGGCGGACATTTCTCGCTCATGGATTACCTGGTCTGGAACGAGCTGCCGACGGTCCTGGGCAACCTGGTCGGCGGGCTGACCTTCACCGGGCTGACGCTGTACACCACCCACGTGAAGACCGCGCCCAAGCGCGCCTTCTGATCCGCATCCCGGCAAGAGAGCCCCGGCGCCGGGGCTCTCTTCTTTCGGCATCCACCATGAGCGGTCAACTGCACATCTCCTTCGGCCAGCACTCCGACAAGGGACGCAAGCACACCAACCAGGATTTCCACGGCATCTGCGTGCCGCAGGAGCCGCAGCTCGGCTCCAAGGGCATCGCCGTAGCCATCGCCGACGGCATCAGCAGCAGCGACGTCAGCCATATCGCCAGCCAGGCGGCGGTGGCCGGCATCCTGCAGGATTACTACTGCACCTCGGACGCCTGGTCGGTGAAGACCTCGGTCGAGCGCGTGCTGGCCGCCGCCAACTCCTGGCTGCACGCGCAGACCCGGCAAGGCCAGTACCACCTCGACCAGGACCGCGGCTACGTCTGCACCTTGAGCGCCATGGTCATCAAGTCGACCACCGCGCACCTGTTCCACGTCGGCGACGCGCGCATCTACCAGCTGCACGGCAGGCGGCTCGAACAGCTTACCAACGACCACCGGGTATGGATGTCGCGCGACCAAAGCTATCTCGGCCGCGCGCTAGGCATCAATCCCCAGCTGGAGATCGACTACCGCGCACTGCAGGTGGAGCAGGGCGACATCTTCCTGCTGGCCACGGACGGCGTCCACGAATACGCCGGCGCCGACTGCATCGCCGCCGCCGTCGAGCTTCACGCGAACGATCTCGACCAGGCGGCCAGGATCATCGTCGACGAAGCCTGGCGGCAGGGCAGCCCGGACAATCTCACCGTCCAGCTGGTGCGGATCGACGCCTTGCCCGATCCGCAGGCAAGCGAGATGGTCCGGCGCCGCGGCATGCTGCCGCTGCCGCCGCTGCTGGAGCCGCGCATGGCGTTTGACGGGTACAGGATCATCCGCGAAGTGCATGCCAGCAGCCGCAGCCATGTCTACCTGGCGGTGGACGGCGAGACCGGCGAGCACGTCGCCATCAAGACACCGTCCATCGACCTGCGCGACGATCCGTCCTACCTGGAGCGGTTCGTGCTGGAGGAGTGGATCGCGCGCCGCATCGACAGCGCGCATGTGCTCAAGCCCTGCCGGCAAACCCTCAAGCGCAACTTCCTGTACGTCGCCACCGAATTCGTCGACGGCCAGACGCTGTCGCAGTGGATGATCGATCACCCGCAGCCGGACCTGGAAACGGTGCGCGGCATGGTCGAGCAGATCGCCCGGGGATTGCGCGCCTTTCACCGGCTGGAAATGGTGCACCAGGACCTGCGGCCCGATAACATCATGATCGACCGAACCGGCACCGTCAAAATCATCGATTTCGGCGCGACCAGCGTCGCCGGCATCCTGGAAAGCGCGCCGCCGGCCGAGCGCCAATCCCTGCTCGGCACCGCGCAATACACGGCCCCCGAATATTTTCTGGGCGAGCACGGTTCGCCGCGCTCGGATCTGTTTTCGCTGGGCGTGATCGCCTACCAGATGCTGGCGGGGCGCCTGCCGTACGGCGCGCAAGTCGCCAAGGCGCGCACCCCTGCCGCCCAGCGGCGGCTGCAGTACGACTGTGCGCTCGGCCTGAACCGCAAGATCCCGGCCTGGGTCGACGACGCGATCAGGAAGGCGGTCCATCCCGATCCGCGCAAGCGTTACGAGGCATTGTCCGAGTTCGTATTCGATTTGCATCATCCGAACCCGGCCTTTCTCCGCCGCGCGCGCCTGCCGCTGATCGAACGCCATCCCGTAGCTTTCTGGAAAGGCGTTTCCTTCGTGTTAATGACGATCGTGATCGGCGCGCTGCTGCGCGCGGCGTTCAGGTAAGCGGCACAAAACGATGCGCGGAACGCCGTTACAGCTGCTTACGATTGAAACAGTGCAATAAAGACTTTATGCGTGCGTCAGGCGTTTCTCCCTGTAAGAATCACCTCGTTGAATCTTTTGGAGAGTAACCATGCAAGCAAGCAAACAGTCCGGCCACATCCATCCCCTCATGGCCGGCGCCGCCGCGTCCGTCATCCTGGTCAGCCTGGTCGCTGCCGCCGCCATCGTCGGCATCATCCCCAATTCGCACAGCACGGCTGTCGACACCGAACACGCCGCGCCTCAGGCCGTCATGGCCGCCCCCGCTCCGGCGCCCGTCCAGCAAGCCGCCGCCGCGCCCGTCGTCAAGGAAGTGGTGGAGCACAAGACCGTCGTGCATCACCAGTATGTGCAGCATCGCGCCAGGCCGGTCCAAGTCGCCCAGGCAGCGCCCGCGCCGCAGTACGCGCCGGCCCCGGCATACCAGCAGCCTGCACCCGCCGCGCAGAACAGCCCGGTCGGCATCGGCGTGGGCGCGGTCGTCGGCGGATTGATCGGCAGCCAGGTCGGCGGCGGCAACGGCAAGACGCTGGCGACGATCGCCGGCGCGGTCGGCGGCGGCTACCTCGGCAATGAAATCGCCAAGAAGAGCCAGTAACGTCCAAGCCGGTCATCGGCCCCTTGCGAGAACACGATCATGTCAAACAGACTAATCATAGCCTCCATCCTCGCCCTGCCGCTGGCGGCCGGCGCCACCGAATACCGCACAGTCGAGCGGCCGCGGCAGGAATGCTGGAATGAGCAGGTGCCGGTCCAGACAGCGAGCGCCGATTACGGCGGCGCCATCATCGGCGGACTGGCCGGCGGCATCCTCGGCAATCAGGTCGGCGGCGGCAACGGCAAGACGATTGCGACCGCGGTCGGCGCCATGACCGGCGCGGTCGTCGGCGACCGCATGTCCGCGCGCGGCCCGTCGTATCAGACACAGACCGTGCGGCGCTGCCGCACCGTGGTCGAGCACGTGCAGGTCCCCGTCGTGCGCGAGCAAGTCCCGGTCTATGTCGAACCGCAGCCGGTCTACGTGCAGCCGCAGCCGGTGTACGTCCAGCCGCGCCCGGTGGTGGTGGTCGAGCAGCCGGCCTATTTCGTGGGGCGCGAGGAATACCGCTACGGCGGCTGGGGCAGGGGGCACGAGCATCACCGCCATCATCACCACGACGACGATGACTGACAGCGCGCCGGCTTCATCGGCCATTGTGCTGGCGCACATAAGAAGTTCTTGTCTTCGGCGAAGGTGGTCTGCTAGGCTAGCATCTATATTTTTTGCGTAACCACGGA is a window from the Noviherbaspirillum sp. UKPF54 genome containing:
- the nirD gene encoding nitrite reductase small subunit NirD; this encodes MTHEFKTTTWSPVCSIDDIVPNTGVCARVKDRHVAVFRVSDKAPRLFAIDNYDPNAQASVLSRGLVGNAGERIVVASPIYKHHFDLRNGQCLEAPENSVNAYPVRVENRTVWVAV
- the nirB gene encoding nitrite reductase large subunit NirB, whose translation is MKIVVIGHGMVGHKFLESLDDAGLRDAHVTVLCEEARAAYDRVHLSDFFSGKSADDLSLVPPGFFERDNLLLKLNARATAIDRASKTVSVSSGEVLPYDKLVIATGSYPFVPPVPGKDRKDCFVYRTIEDLEAMLECGSRSASGVVIGGGLLGLECAKALRDMLLQTHVVEFAPRLMAAQVDEGGGRMLRKKIEELGVAVHTQKNTVEIVDGEQARHRMVFADGTHLETDMIVFSAGIRPRDELARAGGLETGPRGGIVIGNDCRTSDPDIYAIGECALWDGQIFGLVAPGYHMARVAAKHLAGQAAEFGGADMSTKLKLMGVDVASIGDALGVTAAARAYQFSDERRQVYKKIVVSECGKHLLGAVLVGDAAEYGTLLQMMLNKIELPEAPEFLILPQSDGKAKPGIGVDALPASAQICSCNNVSKGQLCDAVANGATNVVEMKSCTGAGTACGGCVPLVTQVMKAEMKKRGLAVNNHLCEHFAYSRQELFHLIRVGDIKTFDALLDKHGKGLGCDICKPVAASIFASCWNDFVLNREHAGLQDSNDYFLGNIQKDGTYSVVPRMPGGEVTPEGLIAVGQVAKKYGLYTKITGGQRVDLFGARVDQLPEIWEELIAAGFESGHAYGKSLRTVKSCVGSTWCRYGVDDSAGLAIELENRYKGLRAPHKIKFGVSGCTRECAEAQGKDVGVIATEKGWNLYVCGNGGMKPRHAELLASDLSKEDLIKYIDRFLMFYIRTADRLQRTSVWRDNLEGGLDYLKEVVIDDRLGLAAELEADMQRVIDTYACEWKNAVTDPETRKRFRQFVNSDQPDEHVVFVEERGQIRPATPQERKIIPINAKVA
- a CDS encoding GNAT family N-acetyltransferase, which translates into the protein MQGIEVTMYSDAVPQFAHEPLDRLYRHLHSSLAYHSVYGNLRGGTHTCVLRQGAEIVAVVLFRFDGKRVRVINEQCVFPPAVIDAFARHIFERFPATSVISFPVIDAMPAGLRYPFMGAKCTQDIVLALPASEDQYQAMLGKSTRAYIKRYFNKLKRCFPSVSWTTRDGGDASEDDVRAIIELNRARMAGKYKDSYIDHAEADRILQMVRRCGLVTVMTIDGKVCAGTINYRVADNYFLQVIAHAPAYDDYGLGTLCCYLTICECIARKGAEYHFLWGRYEYKYRLLGVQRDMSHMLVYRSRLHLLRNGAQAARHAWRGRMYEVKNWMEHRARRLDDSSVLNRAAYHGLNSLRNVKRSLDRIRRQRRPAAGDASAAVGKEPPAWGETGNARTSGEL
- a CDS encoding ABC transporter ATP-binding protein, yielding MKQYRGTVQRLNRFLACLPARRRRQLPPLLFLMLVCAVAEMLSLATLVPFLAILADPVAAMQRPFVARIVETLNAASPAELRLRLTVIFALAVVISGAIRFAVIYAATRLNYILGYELGTEVYRRTLYQSYEFHVARNSSETVGAIDKMDNVVFVIASVLIICSSSLMALFITVTLLLIDPVIAGIALLGFGTIYALMSIFTRRRLARNSQVVNRAYGKRVQSVQEGLGGIRDVLLDHTQEFYTRRFHDTEKTMRMAQASTAIIGGPSSRIMVEALGIILIALLGYYITESQGSIAATIPTLGALALGAQRLMPLLQQTYQGWVYISGNLDVVSDVTDFLERPLPRSTRSEAPAGKGALPALPFRDAIRFDNVSFRYQPASPLVLRDFNLVIPHGARIGFVGVTGSGKTTAMDLLLGLLSPTAGRILVDDVVLDENARQAWQRNIAYVPQMIFLTDASFAENIAFGLPPEEIDAARVREAARQAQIAEFIESTAEGYATTVGERGVRLSGGQRQRIAIARALYKKATVLVFDEATSALDADTEEAVMQAIESLGRELTIVMIAHRIGTLRGCDAIYRLNKGRIVSENRYEDLVASAAG
- a CDS encoding glycine zipper 2TM domain-containing protein — encoded protein: MQASKQSGHIHPLMAGAAASVILVSLVAAAAIVGIIPNSHSTAVDTEHAAPQAVMAAPAPAPVQQAAAAPVVKEVVEHKTVVHHQYVQHRARPVQVAQAAPAPQYAPAPAYQQPAPAAQNSPVGIGVGAVVGGLIGSQVGGGNGKTLATIAGAVGGGYLGNEIAKKSQ
- a CDS encoding alpha-1,2-fucosyltransferase; translation: MIVVQIHSGLGNQLFMYAAARALAHKHNTSLYLDVDTDCRNGVDHGQYVGHSFQLDKFNIAAHYPGLPGQGEKMGASGLGLYSALKVRLRENDLLRSAARRLRDNGIDPARLLLKLSGNEKRFFREERGDWGYKPHFMDLPDDTILRGCFFSYKYFDPIRALILQELSLKVPLSAQSKAVEERILATESVSLHVRRGDVVTNPEYRSWYEGVVTENYYRNATYWMRERLADPCFFVFSDDMAWVKDNLRLPGKVVYVDHNGPDAGYEDLHLMSRCRHNITTGFSSFSWWGAYLNRNPDKIVLRTRRMNALDHLNHPEHFFPSDWVIVDS
- a CDS encoding bifunctional protein-serine/threonine kinase/phosphatase, translating into MSGQLHISFGQHSDKGRKHTNQDFHGICVPQEPQLGSKGIAVAIADGISSSDVSHIASQAAVAGILQDYYCTSDAWSVKTSVERVLAAANSWLHAQTRQGQYHLDQDRGYVCTLSAMVIKSTTAHLFHVGDARIYQLHGRRLEQLTNDHRVWMSRDQSYLGRALGINPQLEIDYRALQVEQGDIFLLATDGVHEYAGADCIAAAVELHANDLDQAARIIVDEAWRQGSPDNLTVQLVRIDALPDPQASEMVRRRGMLPLPPLLEPRMAFDGYRIIREVHASSRSHVYLAVDGETGEHVAIKTPSIDLRDDPSYLERFVLEEWIARRIDSAHVLKPCRQTLKRNFLYVATEFVDGQTLSQWMIDHPQPDLETVRGMVEQIARGLRAFHRLEMVHQDLRPDNIMIDRTGTVKIIDFGATSVAGILESAPPAERQSLLGTAQYTAPEYFLGEHGSPRSDLFSLGVIAYQMLAGRLPYGAQVAKARTPAAQRRLQYDCALGLNRKIPAWVDDAIRKAVHPDPRKRYEALSEFVFDLHHPNPAFLRRARLPLIERHPVAFWKGVSFVLMTIVIGALLRAAFR
- a CDS encoding formate/nitrite transporter family protein, with translation MAYLAPSEFVTKMVDAGESKIFMSTRDTLIRAYMAGAILCLAAAFAVTINVQTGQPLLGAVLFPVGFCILYLLGYDLLTGVFVLSPLALLDKRPGVTLGGVLKNWGLVFVGNFAGAFTVAVLMAITFTYGFSVEPNAVGKAIGVIGENRTLGYAKYGAAGMLTLFVRGMLCNWMVSTGVVGAMISTTVPGKVIAMWMPIMVFFYMTFEHSVVNMFLFPSGLLLGGHFSLMDYLVWNELPTVLGNLVGGLTFTGLTLYTTHVKTAPKRAF